In Streptomyces canus, one DNA window encodes the following:
- a CDS encoding ABC transporter ATP-binding protein, producing the protein MADIENDKIPTVVVDGVDIVYRVNGTGAGRGSATAALNRMMRRGQAEKAAGVRKVHAVKNVSFVAYKGEAVGLIGTNGSGKSTLLKAVAGLLPVENGRIYTDGQPSLLGVNAALMNDLTGERNVYLGGLAMGMTREQVRDRYQEIVDFSGINEKGDFITLPMRTYSSGMAARLRFSIAAAKDHDVLLIDEALATGDRSFQKRSEARIRELRQTAGTVFLVSHSNKSIRDTCDRVLWLERGELRMDGPTDEVLAAYEDFTGGPDKAKAKVAA; encoded by the coding sequence GTGGCTGACATCGAGAACGACAAGATCCCCACCGTCGTCGTCGACGGCGTGGACATCGTCTACCGCGTCAACGGCACCGGCGCGGGCAGGGGTTCCGCCACCGCCGCCCTCAACCGCATGATGCGCCGGGGACAGGCCGAGAAGGCAGCGGGCGTACGCAAGGTGCACGCCGTCAAGAACGTGTCGTTCGTCGCCTACAAGGGCGAGGCGGTCGGACTGATCGGCACCAACGGCTCCGGCAAGTCGACCCTGCTCAAGGCGGTCGCGGGTCTGCTCCCGGTGGAGAACGGCCGTATCTACACCGACGGCCAGCCCTCCCTCCTCGGCGTCAACGCGGCCTTGATGAACGACCTCACTGGCGAGCGCAACGTCTACCTCGGCGGGCTCGCGATGGGCATGACCCGCGAGCAGGTCAGGGACCGCTACCAGGAGATCGTCGACTTCTCGGGGATCAACGAGAAGGGCGACTTCATCACCCTGCCGATGCGCACCTACTCCTCCGGCATGGCGGCCCGCCTGCGTTTCTCCATCGCGGCCGCCAAGGACCACGACGTCCTGCTCATCGACGAGGCCCTCGCCACCGGTGACCGCTCCTTCCAGAAGCGCTCCGAGGCCCGCATCCGCGAGCTGCGCCAGACCGCCGGCACGGTGTTCCTGGTCAGCCACAGCAACAAGTCGATCCGCGACACCTGCGACCGGGTGCTCTGGCTGGAGCGCGGCGAACTACGCATGGACGGCCCGACCGACGAGGTCCTGGCGGCCTACGAGGACTTCACCGGCGGCCCGGACAAGGCGAAGGCGAAGGTCGCGGCCTGA